Sequence from the Thermoanaerobaculia bacterium genome:
CCGGAATGTGCGCGGCGGTGTAGAGCGCGAAGCGTCCGCGGGATCCCGCCTCCCACATCGAGACCTTGGCGCCGACTCGGAGTTTGGCCGGATCCGTCAGCTTGTAGGGTTCGGAAAATTCCTGGCCGTTGATGACGCCCGTCCACCAGCCCCCGCGGCTCTCGTCCCTCTCCTCGCCCGCGGAGGCGAAGATTTCGAGATGGTTCGCGATGCCGTAGCCGATGCTGCCGCGGAAGGTCGTGTTCTCGTGCAGCCGGTGGCGGTCCGGCGCCGGGAAGTTCGGGTCCTCGCCGGCCACGAGCTTGAGGTTCTGGATGTACAGGCCGAGCGAGAACGCGCGGGCGGGCAGACTGTCTCCGGTCGGGATCGTGAAGAGGCCGGTTTCTCCGCCGAAGTCCGGGGCGAGGGGACCGGTGTACGGAGAGGGCGAGTAGAGCCCCACTCCGAGCTGGCCCGCGTAAGCCTGAGCATTGACTCGCATCGGAATCGCCAGGAGGATGAAAGCCAAGACGAGCGGCGCCCGGCGCGCAACCTTCATAGAAACTCCTTTCTCCCCAGTCTCTGGTACCGTGCTTGGGTCCGCCGGCCGATGCCGGAAATTACCCGAAGTATAAGGCCAACCCTCTTCTTTTGAAAGACTTTTTCCCATGGGGCGCGACGGAAGTGCCCATGGGAAATCCCGAGCGCCAAATCCCAAATTCCAATATTCGAATTCCAACGGGCCCCAGGGCGAGAGAAACTCCCGATTCCGATACGCGAACTCCTGGAGCCGGACCGGAAACCCTTTGGAGTTTGGATATTGGGATTAGGTGCTTTCGGCGTGCGGCGGCGGCCGCGCCGGCGCCTATGCCTTCGGCTGCATCACGAGCGCCATCTTCTCCTGGAACGTGCGCATCGGCGCCGTTCCGCGGAGAGCGGAGATCGTTTGCTCCGTCTGCCGGATGAAATCGCGCACCGACTCGATGCCGCGCCCACGGTCGATCTCGGCGAGCGCCTGGCGGTACGGGCGGTCGATGCCGGGGAGGTTCTGTTCGCCCATCGCGGCTTCCGCTTCCTGCTTCACGCGGGTGCAGAGGATCATCAGGATCTTCTTCTCGTCCCCGAGCGTCGCGGGCGAGCCGGGCGCGGCCGGCGGGATCGGGACCGCCGCCGGGGGCGGCAGTCGGGCAGGTTCCTTCGCGCGCAGCTCGACGAGATCTGCGGCGACGAGCCCGTAGAGAGTCTTCGCGACCTCGAAAGGGGAGGTCTTGTTGGCGCGCGCGATCTCCTCGATCGTGCGGTGGCCGTCGATCTTTCCGGCGAGATTCCATTCCTGCGGGGAGAGCGTGACGGGCTCCGGACTTTCCCGCTCCTTGAGCTGCGGAACGGCGTCGATGCCGGGGATCTTCTTCGAGAGGACCTTCCACTCGTCGAGCCGCCGGGCCGCTTCCATCAGGAGGCTGGTGTTCGACTTCGTGATCGTGTGCTCGTCGCTCTCGTCGTTGGGGTTGAACTGGAAGTCGCCCGACGACCAGATCGCCAGCGCGTAGACGGCCTCCTCGCCCGTGATCTCGCCGAGGCGGCTGTGGACCATTTGTCCGTTTTTCAGGTAAATGACCCCGCGCTCGGGACCCCGGGTGAGCGTGAACACGCCCGTTTTCCCCGATACGGACATCAATTGGACGATGTCCGGGACCGGGAGTTCTTTCAGCGAACCCTGGAATGACATGTTTGGCTCGGATGCTAACACGCGACCGTTCGACCGTCAAAAGTCGGTCCCGAGGCGTGGTGACAGTGGCAGATCGCGGTCGCGAGGGCGTCGGCGGCATCCAGTGGAATGGCCGCCGATGTCGCCGAAAGGAGCGATTTGACCATTTCGCGGACCTGCGGCTTTTCGGCGCGCCCGTACCCGGTGATCGACTTCTTGATCGTGAGCGGCTCGTATTCGTAGGTCGGGAGACCGGCGCGGGCGGCGGCCAGGAGCACGACGCCGCGCGCGTGGG
This genomic interval carries:
- a CDS encoding DUF4388 domain-containing protein, giving the protein MSFQGSLKELPVPDIVQLMSVSGKTGVFTLTRGPERGVIYLKNGQMVHSRLGEITGEEAVYALAIWSSGDFQFNPNDESDEHTITKSNTSLLMEAARRLDEWKVLSKKIPGIDAVPQLKERESPEPVTLSPQEWNLAGKIDGHRTIEEIARANKTSPFEVAKTLYGLVAADLVELRAKEPARLPPPAAVPIPPAAPGSPATLGDEKKILMILCTRVKQEAEAAMGEQNLPGIDRPYRQALAEIDRGRGIESVRDFIRQTEQTISALRGTAPMRTFQEKMALVMQPKA
- the ruvC gene encoding crossover junction endodeoxyribonuclease RuvC, which codes for MKVLGIDPGSRACGYGLVDFTSGVLVALDFGVWREGDGRLSRRLESLFARAERFLADCRPDAVALETVFAGKSAASAVALSHARGVVLLAAARAGLPTYEYEPLTIKKSITGYGRAEKPQVREMVKSLLSATSAAIPLDAADALATAICHCHHASGPTFDGRTVAC